A region of Lycium barbarum isolate Lr01 chromosome 1, ASM1917538v2, whole genome shotgun sequence DNA encodes the following proteins:
- the LOC132628370 gene encoding formin-like protein 5 translates to MLIQEEMGVRGVARLFVFIVVLFTIVAANPESKYSEENLLANQISSVGINQELAEELWLNCRLGLVHSNEAVEDLEFSGSHGILSNRRSLTKTKEKQVNMEALMGCLVKKNLLFLISGEEKHSPTWYTRCTDFLFSWYGTPRRRELLQVGDAPAPASAPASASAPAPATSISETPNSAPPAHPPTKPFFPRDYNDSSKSSAPTSDQSSTSRKSTSDGQSNNRKSNTKTVLVAVLVTAAVTFIVVALFFICYCKVCGVGYRKGKNDERPLLSLSISDYSAASVHGTAGNHSVSDDSHDKMGKNYYMEPNVLNGSKSEIPLGTVTGIAVAAAGNSAQVPPGRMGMHGQPPLKPPPGRVNPFEDPATPAKAANIGPPSGGPRPPAPGPPPGKVNPFEDPASPAPPPSSGGPRPPAPGPPPRRVNPFEDPASPAPPPPPPPSSGGPRPPAPGPPPPPPIPIRAKAGPRPPPPPGPGVTPPRPPPTGLKPPRPSPLGSNASSSASTEGSGTDASKTKLKPFFWDKVLANPDHSMVWHQIKSGSFQFDEDMIESLFGYAHADKDKNGQKKDSAFQDASKQYIQIIDQKKAQNLSILLKALNVTTEEVCDALKEGNELPPELLQTLLKMAPTTDEELKLRLYNGDLSRLGPADRFLKVLVDIPFAFKRLESLLFMCSLQEETSTVKESFVTLEAACTELRKSRLFHKLLEAVLKTGNRMNDGTFRGGAQAFKLDTLLKLSDVKGIDGKTTLLHFVVQEIIRSEGIRAARTRDRGSVSSVKSDDLPEDQSQDAEEYYRSTGLQVVSGLSSELENVKKAANLDADGLTSTVSKLVRALKKSQDFLNSEMKNVDENRFHQTLKSFVQNAEVDIMWLFEEEKRIMALVKSTGDYFHGNAGKDEGLRLFVIVRDFLIILDKVCIEVKNAQKKLNSTPKKENLASKASESTNTPSADLRQKLFPAIMDRRIDDSSSDDDAP, encoded by the exons GCTGAAGAGTTATGGTTGAACTGTAGGCTAGGGTTGGTACATTCGAATGAAGCTGTTGAAGATCTTGAGTTTAGTGGGAGCCACGGAATCCTTTCTAACAGAAGATCGTTAACTAAAACTAAAGAGAAACAAGTCAATATGGAAGCCCTTATGGGTTGTTTAGTGAAGAAAAATCTCCTGTTTCTAATTTCTGGAGAGGAGAAGCATTCACCTACATGGTATACCAGGTGCACGGACTTCCTCTTTTCCTGGTACGGCACACCTAGACGGCGTGAATTGCTTCAGGTTGGAGATGCTCCTGCTCCCGCTTCTGCTCCCGCTTCTGCTTCCGCTCCTGCTCCAGCAACTTCTATTTCTGAAACTCCCAATTCTGCGCCACCTGCTCATCCTCCTACAAAGCCATTTTTTCCTCGAGACTACAATGATTCAAGCAAAAGCTCTGCTCCTACTAGTGATCAGTCTTCCACTAGTCGAAAATCTACTTCGGATGGTCAATCAAATAATAGAAAAAGCAACACTAAGACAGTTTTGGTTGCAGTTCTTGTGACTGCTGCAGTTACATTTATTGTTGTTGCACTCTTTTTTATATGTTATTGCAAGGTTTGTGGGGTTGGATACAGAAAGGGGAAAAATGACGAGAGGCCTCTTCTTAGCCTAAGCATAAGCGACTATTCTGCTG CTTCAGTACACGGTACTGCTGGTAATCATTCAGTCAGTGATGATTCCCACGATAAAATGGGTAAAAATTACTACATGGAACCGAACGTTCTTAATGGTTCTAAAAGTGAGATCCCTTTGGGAACTGTTACTGGCATCGCTGTGGCCGCAGCAGGTAATTCTGCACAAGTACCACCTGGAAGGATGGGAATGCATGGACAGCCACCGCTTAAGCCTCCCCCTGGTAGGGTGAATCCTTTTGAAGATCCTGCTACTCCAGCCAAGGCAGCCAATATCGGTCCGCCATCTGGCGGTCCACGTCCTCCTGCACCAGGGCCTCCTCCTGGTAAGGTGAATCCTTTTGAAGATCCTGCTAGTCCAGCCCCTCCACCTTCATCTGGCGGTCCACGTCCTCCTGCACCGGGGCCTCCTCCTCGTAGGGTGAATCCTTTTGAAGATCCTGCTAGTCCTGCCCCTCCACCACCACCCCCGCCTTCATCTGGCGGTCCACGTCCTCCTGCACCAGGGCCTCCGCCTCCACCACCCATACCTATTCGTGCAAAGGCTGGTCCTCGTCCACCACCGCCTCCGGGCCCCGGTGTTACTCCACCTCGTCCTCCTCCTACAGGGTTGAAGCCACCTCGACCTTCACCTCTTGGATCAAATGCATCCTCTAGTGCGTCAACTGAGGGATCAGGCACTGATGCTTCTAAAACGAAGCTAAAGCCTTTCTTCTGGGATAAGGTTCTAGCAAACCCTGACCATTCAATGGTTTGGCATCAAATCAAATCAGGATCTTTCCA ATTTGATGAAGATATGATAGAGAGTCTCTTTGGATATGCTCATGCTGATAAAGACAAGAATGGTCAAAAGAAGGATTCTGCGTTTCAAGATGCTTCCAAACAATATATTCAAATTATTGATCAAAAGAAGGCACAGAATTTATCTATTCTTCTTAAAGCCTTAAACGTGACAACTGAAGAAGTTTGTGATGCCCTTAAAGAAG GAAATGAGCTTCCTCCTGAACTTCTTCAAACTTTGCTTAAGATGGCACCAACTACCGACGAAGAATTGAAGTTGAGGCTCTACAATGGGGATCTCTCTAGGCTTGGGCCCGCGGACCGGTTCCTGAAAGTCTTGGTTGATATTCCATTCGCCTTCAAGAGGCTAGAATCCTTGCTTTTTATGTGCAGTCTTCAGGAGGAGACATCAACGGTTAAAGAATCATTTGTTACCTTGGAG GCTGCTTGCACGGAACTTCGGAAAAGCAGGCTGTTTCACAAGCTCCTTGAAGCTGTTTTGAAAACCGGCAACCGTATGAATGATGGGACATTTCGTGGCGGTGCTCAAGCGTTTAAACTCGACACGCTTCTGAAACTATCAGATGTAAAAGGTATAGATGGGAAAACTACGTTGTTGCATTTTGTTGTTCAAGAGATAATCCGTTCAGAAGGTATACGAGCTGCCCGTACGAGGGATCGAGGGAGCGTGTCTAGCGTCAAGTCTGATGATCTACCTGAGGATCAGTCTCAGGACGCGGAGGAGTATTATCGAAGTACCGGTCTACAGGTTGTTTCGGGTTTGAGTAGTGAACTCGAAAATGTGAAAAAAGCTGCAAATTTGGATGCGGACGGCTTAACGAGCACGGTTTCCAAGCTTGTTCGTGCCCTAAAAAAATCACAGGATTTCTTAAATTCGGAAATGAAGAACGTAGATGAAAACAGGTTTCACCAGACCCTAAAGAGTTTTGTGCAGAATGCTGAGGTTGACATCATGTGGTTATTCGAGGAAGAAAAAAGAATTATGGCTTTAGTTAAAAGCACGGGTGATTATTTCCACGGAAATGCAGGGAAAGATGAAGGTTTACGATTGTTTGTCATCGTTCGAGATTTTCTGATAATTTTGGATAAGGTATGCATAGAGGTAAAAAATGCTCAGAAAAAGCTAAACAGCACGCCAAAGAAGGAGAATTTGGCAAGTAAAGCTTCAGAGTCCACCAATACACCATCTGCCGATCTGCGGCAGAAGCTTTTTCCAGCTATCATGGATAGGAGAATTGATGATTCTAGTTCAGATGATGATGCTCCTTGA
- the LOC132628377 gene encoding histone H2A.6-like has translation MAGRGKTLGSGAAKKATSRSSKAGLQFPVGRIARFLKAGKYAERVGAGAPVYLAAVLEYLAAEVLELAGNAARDNKKTRIVPRHIQLAVRNDEELSKLLGDVTIANGGVMPNIHNLLLPKKAGGSSKPSVDED, from the exons ATGGCTGGTAGAGGAAAAACCCTAGGGTCAGGTGCTGCAAAAAAGGCTACATCTCGTAGTAGTAAAGCGGGTCTTCAATTTCCAGTTGGTCGTATTGCTCGTTTCCTTAAAGCCGGTAAATATGCTGAACGTGTTGGTGCTGGTGCTCCGGTGTACCTTGCTGCTGTTTTGGAGTACCTTGCTGCTGAG GTTCTTGAATTGGCTGGAAATGCAGCAAGGGACAACAAGAAGACAAGGATCGTGCCAAGGCATATTCAATTGGCAGTGAGGAACGATGAAGAACTGAGCAAACTGCTCGGAGATGTGACTATTGCTAATGGTGGTGTGATGCCCAACATTCACAACCTTTTGCTTCCAAAGAAAGCTGGTGGTTCCTCCAAGCCCTCTGTTGATGAAGATTAA